The following are from one region of the Camarhynchus parvulus chromosome 3, STF_HiC, whole genome shotgun sequence genome:
- the MAPRE3 gene encoding microtubule-associated protein RP/EB family member 3 isoform X2, producing the protein MAVNVYSTSVTSENLSRHDMLAWVNDSLQLNYTKIEQLCSGAAYCQFMDMLFPGCVHLRKVKFQAKLEHEYIHNFKVLQAAFKKMGVDKIIAVERLVKGKFQDNFEFIQWFKKFFDANYDGKEYNPLLARQGQDVAPPPNPVPQRTSPTGPKNSPNPARLGNVPSGILRKNSPAARDGGTEADAQILELNQQLMDLKLTVDGLEKERDFYFSKLRDIELICQEHENENSPIITGIVSVLYATEEGFAPPEDDELEEQPPEEQDEY; encoded by the exons ATGGCCGTCAATGTGTACTCCACGTCGGTGACCAGCGAGAACCTGAGCCGCCATGACATGCTGGCCTGGGTCAACGACTCCCTGCAGCTCAACTACACCAAGATcgagcagctctgctcag GGGCTGCCTATTGCCAGTTCATGGACATGCTGTTCCCCGGCTGCGTGCACCTGCGCAAGGTGAAGTTCCAGGCCAAGCTGGAGCACGAGTACATCCACAACTTCAAGGTGCTGCAGGCCGCCTTCAAGAAGATGGGAGTGGACAAA ATCATCGCCGTGGAGCGGCTGGTGAAGGGCAAGTTCCAGGACAATTTTGAGTTCATCCAGTGGTTCAAGAAGTTCTTTGACGCCAACTACGACGGGAAGGAGTACAACCCGCTGCTGGCGCGACAGGGCCAGGACGTGGCGCCCCCCCCTAACCCAG TGCCCCAGAGGACCTCGCCCACGGGCCCCAAGAACAGCCCGAACCCAGCCCGCCTCGGCAACGTGCCCAGCGGCATCCTACGGAAAAACTCGCCCGCCGCCCGCGACGGCGGCACCGAGGCTGACGCGCAGATCCTGGAGCTCAACCAGcag CTGATGGACCTGAAGCTGACAGTGGACGGGCTGGAGAAGGAGCGGGATTTCTACTTCAGCAAACTGCGGGACATCGAGCTCATCTGCCAGGAGCACGAGAACGAGAACAGCCCCATCATCACCGGCATCGTCAGCGTGCTCTATGCCACGGAG GAGGGCTTTGCCCCGCCGGAGGACGAcgagctggaggagcagccgCCAGAGGAGCAGGACGAGTACTAG
- the MAPRE3 gene encoding microtubule-associated protein RP/EB family member 3 isoform X1, which yields MAVNVYSTSVTSENLSRHDMLAWVNDSLQLNYTKIEQLCSGAAYCQFMDMLFPGCVHLRKVKFQAKLEHEYIHNFKVLQAAFKKMGVDKIIAVERLVKGKFQDNFEFIQWFKKFFDANYDGKEYNPLLARQGQDVAPPPNPGDHIYNKPKKPIGTAVPQRTSPTGPKNSPNPARLGNVPSGILRKNSPAARDGGTEADAQILELNQQLMDLKLTVDGLEKERDFYFSKLRDIELICQEHENENSPIITGIVSVLYATEEGFAPPEDDELEEQPPEEQDEY from the exons ATGGCCGTCAATGTGTACTCCACGTCGGTGACCAGCGAGAACCTGAGCCGCCATGACATGCTGGCCTGGGTCAACGACTCCCTGCAGCTCAACTACACCAAGATcgagcagctctgctcag GGGCTGCCTATTGCCAGTTCATGGACATGCTGTTCCCCGGCTGCGTGCACCTGCGCAAGGTGAAGTTCCAGGCCAAGCTGGAGCACGAGTACATCCACAACTTCAAGGTGCTGCAGGCCGCCTTCAAGAAGATGGGAGTGGACAAA ATCATCGCCGTGGAGCGGCTGGTGAAGGGCAAGTTCCAGGACAATTTTGAGTTCATCCAGTGGTTCAAGAAGTTCTTTGACGCCAACTACGACGGGAAGGAGTACAACCCGCTGCTGGCGCGACAGGGCCAGGACGTGGCGCCCCCCCCTAACCCAGGTGATCACATCTACAACAAACCCAAGAAACCCATTGGCACTGCAG TGCCCCAGAGGACCTCGCCCACGGGCCCCAAGAACAGCCCGAACCCAGCCCGCCTCGGCAACGTGCCCAGCGGCATCCTACGGAAAAACTCGCCCGCCGCCCGCGACGGCGGCACCGAGGCTGACGCGCAGATCCTGGAGCTCAACCAGcag CTGATGGACCTGAAGCTGACAGTGGACGGGCTGGAGAAGGAGCGGGATTTCTACTTCAGCAAACTGCGGGACATCGAGCTCATCTGCCAGGAGCACGAGAACGAGAACAGCCCCATCATCACCGGCATCGTCAGCGTGCTCTATGCCACGGAG GAGGGCTTTGCCCCGCCGGAGGACGAcgagctggaggagcagccgCCAGAGGAGCAGGACGAGTACTAG